The Glutamicibacter mishrai DNA window GATTCGAAGGCTTCGGAGATCTCATCGAGCGAATACGCGATCTTGATGCCGCGGCCGCCACCACCAAAGGCCGCCTTGATAGCTACGGGCACACCATACTCTTCGGCGAAGGCACGAACCTCTGCAGCATTTTCGGCAGGACCATCGGTGCCCGGAGCCAATGGTGCCCCGGCACGAACGGCGATCTGACGAGCGGTGACCTTATTGCCCAGTTCCTCAATGGCCTGCGGCGAGGGACCGATCCATTTCATCCCAGCGTCAATCACCGCCTGGGCAAAGTTGGCGTTCTCCGAAAGGAAACCATAGCCAGGGTGTACCGCGTCGGCCCCGGAGCGCTGGGCGATCTCAATGATCTTCTCGATATTCAAGTAGGTGTCAGCGCCGGTGGATCCATGCAACGGGTAGGCCTCGTCGGCACGCCGTACGTGCAAGGCGTCGGCGTCTGGGTCCGAGTAGATAGCTACGGAACTAATATTTGCGTCAGTGGCCGCCCGGGCAATGCGAACTGCGATTTCGCCGCGGTTGGCGATCAGTACCTTTTTCATGACAATCCTAAGAAGTTACTTGGCCGTCAAAGCGGCGGGGGACTGGAGGACAAATCGAATCTTGCTTCCCGGGGGAAGCTGCGCTGCAGCGCTGAGGTCTTCAGCGATCACCGTGGCGATCACCGGGTAGCCGCCGGTGACCGGATGATCAGCGAGGAAGAGCACCGGAAGGCCCGACGGTGGAACCTGCAAGGAGCCTCTGGCGACACCTTCACTGGCGAGCTCCCCGGAGAGAACACGCTGTAAGGGCTGCTGGTCGGTCGACAAGCGGATGCCCACTCGGTTCGACTCGCTGGTGACATCCCAGAGCTGTTCGGTCAGCTGTTGCACCCCGGATGGGCCAAACCACTCGGTGCGAGGTCCGGCGATCACCCTGAGCTGGTACACCCCTTGGTCATCGGGTATCGGTAGCGTGCTCGGCTGCGGATTGCCGACTATACGCCCGACCATTGGTTGCCTGACCGGAATGACGGATCCGGAAACCAACGGATCGGGGCCAACCCCAGAGAGTGTGTCGGTGGACAGGGAACCCAGAACCGGTGTGAGCGCAATAGTTCCACGCACAGCGAGGTAGCTGCGCAACCCCAGTCCGTCGGGCTCCACGCTCAGGCGCTCGCCGTGCAGCAGTGCAAAGGGAGCATTGCTGGCGACCTGCCGTGGAGTGCGTAGCTGGTCATCCTCAGCCGGGGTAATCCACAGCTGCGCTTGCGCCCCGGTATGTGCCAAAACTTGATCGCCGCTGGTTTCGAGGGTGATGCGGCTGCCGAGATTTTCAATGACTGCCTGGCCTGCCGGGTTGCCGACGAGCCGATTGGCTTGGCTGAATGCGGTGGGGTCCGCTGCTCCGGCGACGCCGACACCGAGGTTTCCGTAACCGATGCGTCCGGCATCCTGGAGCAGGGACTGCAGGCCGGCATCGATGATTGTCAGGCCACCGTCATGTGCCTGCGCTGGCGCTTCTTCTCGTGCGGCGGGCACCTGGCTCACCGACAACTTCTGGGTAGCCGGGACGAACTGCACTGTATCTTGTGGCCGGATCAACGCAGGATTTTCGCGCTGTAGATCCCACATTTGCAGATCGGTATGACCGATCAACTGCCAACCACCGGGGGATTGGCGCGGATAAACAGCCGAGTACTCGCCTGCCAGGGCCACTGCTCCGGCGGGCACTTTGGTGCGCGGGGAGTCACGGCGGGGGACATTCAAGACGTGGTTTTCACCGAGAAGATAGGCGAAGCCGGGAGCGAATCCGCCAAATACTGCACGCCATTTCTGGCTTGTATGGGCATTGATGACTGCTTCGGTGCTCAGTCCGGTCAGCTCGGCGACTGCCGACAGATCCTCACCATCATAATGAACCGGTACTTCTACCAGCTTGCCCGCGTCCTGAACCGCAGAAGCTACTTCAAGTTCTGGCAATGCT harbors:
- a CDS encoding carboxyltransferase domain-containing protein translates to MSIRAIHRAGSNDLLVDLDSLDAVLALNAALESAPLSGQRDLLAAAQTVLLKFDSPQSAERAFAALPELEVASAVQDAGKLVEVPVHYDGEDLSAVAELTGLSTEAVINAHTSQKWRAVFGGFAPGFAYLLGENHVLNVPRRDSPRTKVPAGAVALAGEYSAVYPRQSPGGWQLIGHTDLQMWDLQRENPALIRPQDTVQFVPATQKLSVSQVPAAREEAPAQAHDGGLTIIDAGLQSLLQDAGRIGYGNLGVGVAGAADPTAFSQANRLVGNPAGQAVIENLGSRITLETSGDQVLAHTGAQAQLWITPAEDDQLRTPRQVASNAPFALLHGERLSVEPDGLGLRSYLAVRGTIALTPVLGSLSTDTLSGVGPDPLVSGSVIPVRQPMVGRIVGNPQPSTLPIPDDQGVYQLRVIAGPRTEWFGPSGVQQLTEQLWDVTSESNRVGIRLSTDQQPLQRVLSGELASEGVARGSLQVPPSGLPVLFLADHPVTGGYPVIATVIAEDLSAAAQLPPGSKIRFVLQSPAALTAK